One Littorina saxatilis isolate snail1 linkage group LG1, US_GU_Lsax_2.0, whole genome shotgun sequence genomic window carries:
- the LOC138967065 gene encoding zona pellucida sperm-binding protein 4-like isoform X2 produces the protein MYACVFLSWYLALDLTTTTTVPPTSTTQAAIRHDVVCGSTSMSFSIPMPANFKTATLSDPRCQAQTSSNNSLYGSTNLNDCGTTLKVTNDSIVFSNNIILPLDGSSNSSVIRVIPIMCRYDRMTDLTVSAYMPVVRQVLFTETGVGQLSFRIRQYRDSSFSGYVSDSAYPLRLKASEEVFVQLDLGGQQQPQGFGMDVVRCVASPSPSYMGVLGGMSKENLIDNNCPASTDVHLWNRTISASSNHSLFRFSFKAVTFPDPSDPQRSSTGLVYIHCRVRLCASSECGSGGQCPSPSALRRNKREAEGVEGEAGHQLSTGPLLVDGHSGEPNAFSPLVFVMGAIAACATLVAMVAVVAWRRSRHRGHHQRLQEVTADQQ, from the exons atgtatgcgtgtgtgttctTGTCTTGGTATTTAGCCCTGGACCTCACCACTACCACAACAGTTCCCCCCACGTCCACGACGCAAGCTGCAATCCGCCATGATGTCGTCTGTGGCTCTACGTCCATGTCCTTCTCCATCCCCATGCCTGCCAACTTCAAG ACCGCGACGCTCTCGGATCCGCGTTGTCAAGCACAGacaagcagcaacaacagcctgTACGGCAGCACCAACCTCAACGACTGTGGAACGACCCTGAAAGTCACCAACGATTCCATCGTCTTCTCCAACAACATCATTCTCCCCTTGGacggcagcagcaacagcagcgtcATCCGTGTCATCCCCATCATGTGCCGCTACGACCGCATGACCGACCTCACGGTGTCCGCCTACATGCCTGTTGTGCGCCAG GTCCTGTTCACCGAGACTGGTGTCGGACAGCTCAGCTTCCGCATCCGTCAGTACCGAGATTCCTCCTTCAGCGGCTATGTGTCGGACTCGGCGTACCCCTTGAGACTGAAGGCTTCGGAGGAGGTCTTCGTTCAGCTGGACCTCGGTGGGCAACAGCAACCGCAGGGATTCGGGATGGACGTTGTCCGTTGTGTGGCCAGTCCCTCACCGTCCTACATGGGGGTTCTTGGGGGCATGTCGAAAGAGAACCTAATCGACAACAA CTGCCCCGCCAGCACCGACGTTCACCTGTGGAACCGCACCATCTCCGCTTCGTCCAATCACAGTCTCTTCCGCTTCAGCTTCAAGGCCGTGACCTTCCCTGACCCCTCTGACCCCCAGAGGTCAAGCACGGGGCTGGTGTACATCCACTGCCGGGTCAGGCTGTGTGCATCTTCCGAGTGCGGCTCTGGTGGTCAGTGCCCATCCCCCTCGGCCCTCCGTCGTAACAAGAGAGAGGCGGAGGGAGTGGAGGGGGAAGCTGGTCACCAACTGTCCACTGGACCTCTGCTGGTGGATGGTCACTCTGGAG AACCGAATGCTTTCTCTCCTCTTGTCTTCGTGATGGGCGCCATTGCCGCCTGCGCCACTCTGGTTGCCATGGTAGCCGTCGTTGCCTGGCGACGCTCCCGCCACAGAGGTCACCATCAACGCCTGCAAGAGGTCACTGCTGACCAGCAGTAG
- the LOC138967065 gene encoding zona pellucida sperm-binding protein 4-like isoform X1: protein MYACVFLSWYLALDLTTTTTVPPTSTTQAAIRHDVVCGSTSMSFSIPMPANFKQTATLSDPRCQAQTSSNNSLYGSTNLNDCGTTLKVTNDSIVFSNNIILPLDGSSNSSVIRVIPIMCRYDRMTDLTVSAYMPVVRQVLFTETGVGQLSFRIRQYRDSSFSGYVSDSAYPLRLKASEEVFVQLDLGGQQQPQGFGMDVVRCVASPSPSYMGVLGGMSKENLIDNNCPASTDVHLWNRTISASSNHSLFRFSFKAVTFPDPSDPQRSSTGLVYIHCRVRLCASSECGSGGQCPSPSALRRNKREAEGVEGEAGHQLSTGPLLVDGHSGEPNAFSPLVFVMGAIAACATLVAMVAVVAWRRSRHRGHHQRLQEVTADQQ, encoded by the exons atgtatgcgtgtgtgttctTGTCTTGGTATTTAGCCCTGGACCTCACCACTACCACAACAGTTCCCCCCACGTCCACGACGCAAGCTGCAATCCGCCATGATGTCGTCTGTGGCTCTACGTCCATGTCCTTCTCCATCCCCATGCCTGCCAACTTCAAG CAGACCGCGACGCTCTCGGATCCGCGTTGTCAAGCACAGacaagcagcaacaacagcctgTACGGCAGCACCAACCTCAACGACTGTGGAACGACCCTGAAAGTCACCAACGATTCCATCGTCTTCTCCAACAACATCATTCTCCCCTTGGacggcagcagcaacagcagcgtcATCCGTGTCATCCCCATCATGTGCCGCTACGACCGCATGACCGACCTCACGGTGTCCGCCTACATGCCTGTTGTGCGCCAG GTCCTGTTCACCGAGACTGGTGTCGGACAGCTCAGCTTCCGCATCCGTCAGTACCGAGATTCCTCCTTCAGCGGCTATGTGTCGGACTCGGCGTACCCCTTGAGACTGAAGGCTTCGGAGGAGGTCTTCGTTCAGCTGGACCTCGGTGGGCAACAGCAACCGCAGGGATTCGGGATGGACGTTGTCCGTTGTGTGGCCAGTCCCTCACCGTCCTACATGGGGGTTCTTGGGGGCATGTCGAAAGAGAACCTAATCGACAACAA CTGCCCCGCCAGCACCGACGTTCACCTGTGGAACCGCACCATCTCCGCTTCGTCCAATCACAGTCTCTTCCGCTTCAGCTTCAAGGCCGTGACCTTCCCTGACCCCTCTGACCCCCAGAGGTCAAGCACGGGGCTGGTGTACATCCACTGCCGGGTCAGGCTGTGTGCATCTTCCGAGTGCGGCTCTGGTGGTCAGTGCCCATCCCCCTCGGCCCTCCGTCGTAACAAGAGAGAGGCGGAGGGAGTGGAGGGGGAAGCTGGTCACCAACTGTCCACTGGACCTCTGCTGGTGGATGGTCACTCTGGAG AACCGAATGCTTTCTCTCCTCTTGTCTTCGTGATGGGCGCCATTGCCGCCTGCGCCACTCTGGTTGCCATGGTAGCCGTCGTTGCCTGGCGACGCTCCCGCCACAGAGGTCACCATCAACGCCTGCAAGAGGTCACTGCTGACCAGCAGTAG